In the genome of Paenibacillus pabuli, one region contains:
- a CDS encoding ComF family protein — protein MQNRSFIFNRSAVQYNALMKEWIGMYKFRGHERYAALLTALMIQAFQAMSEELNPVLTKETPAPVAHPDAAPHHRQSLLQNNKPRWRPDAVTYVPVSNERLAERGFNQAERLAAGLAAAVRLPVVDLLQRRINTTKQSFKTRGERIQTMQDAFAMQPDGLELIFDLYQASAQFRQKDMHSQPATNSYAIGKGVSSHITSTTQSWQTSPLRLLMIDDIYTTGSTLDACGQVILNAGHSMNIPIEIYTLTLARS, from the coding sequence ATGCAAAACCGTTCTTTCATCTTCAACCGCAGCGCCGTCCAGTATAACGCTCTAATGAAGGAATGGATTGGAATGTACAAATTTAGAGGCCACGAGCGCTATGCGGCATTGTTAACAGCTCTTATGATTCAAGCATTCCAAGCAATGAGTGAAGAACTCAACCCTGTGTTGACAAAAGAAACCCCCGCCCCCGTGGCTCATCCCGATGCAGCGCCACACCACCGCCAGTCGCTGCTCCAAAACAATAAGCCGCGATGGCGGCCAGACGCGGTGACCTACGTCCCCGTCAGCAACGAACGCCTTGCCGAGCGCGGCTTCAACCAGGCCGAGCGGCTCGCAGCAGGACTTGCCGCAGCCGTTCGCCTACCAGTTGTTGATCTGCTGCAGCGCCGGATCAACACCACCAAACAAAGCTTCAAGACACGCGGCGAGCGCATTCAGACGATGCAGGATGCTTTTGCAATGCAGCCAGATGGACTGGAGTTGATATTTGATCTCTATCAAGCCAGCGCACAATTCAGGCAGAAGGATATGCATTCACAGCCAGCAACAAATTCATACGCCATTGGAAAAGGAGTCTCTTCACATATCACATCAACAACCCAGAGCTGGCAGACTTCTCCCTTGCGCTTGCTAATGATCGATGATATCTACACAACCGGTAGCACCTTGGATGCCTGTGGACAGGTAATCTTGAACGCTGGGCATTCGATGAACATTCCAATCGAAATTTACACGCTGACTTTGGCCAGATCCTGA